A segment of the Vicinamibacteria bacterium genome:
GACCAGGGGCTCTTCGTGCGCCGCGAGACCTTCGAGGCGGTCGGCGGCTATCGCGACCTGCCATTCCTGGAGGACGTGGCCATGGTGAGAGAGCTCAAGCGCTTCGGACGCCTCGTCGCGCTCGACGCCCCCATCGTTACCGGTACTCGACACTGGGACCGATTGGGCCCTTTGCCGACGACGCTGCTCAACTGGAGCATGGTCTCGCTGTATCTGGCAGGGGTGTCGCCCGAGAAGCTCGAGCCCGTCTATCGCAGATTTCTAGGGAGACCCGGCTCGGAGGCGGCCGAGCGCGTGCTGGCCGAGATCGATTGAGGCACCCGCCAGGGCGTTCGAGTCCTGGTCTCATCCCTGGCGAAGCGTGGCGGAGGGAGCTATCCTGGTGCCGGAGCTCGAGGGAGGTTCGGTTCCACCATGTTCACCACACTCTTGATCGCACTCGCGACCGCGTTCCAGCATCACGGGCACGAGCAACAGCATCACGATCCGCAGCACTCGTTCACCGCCACGGAACAATGGGTCGAAGCCTTCGAGAACGCGGAGCGAGATGCGCAGCAAAAACCCGACGAGGTCGTTGGCACCTTGAAACTATCCCCGGGTGACGCGGTCGCGGATATCGGGGCGGGAACGGGCTACTTCACCCGCCGGCTCGCGAGAGCCGTGGGCGACGACGGAATCGCGTACGCCGTCGACCTCGAGCCGAACATGCTCCGCTACGTAGCGGAGAGGGCCCTGCGTGAGGGACAGCCGAACATCGTTCCGGTGCTGGCCACCGCCTCGAGCCCGATGCTCGCGCCGAGCTCCGTCGACCTCATCTTCATCTGCAACACCATCCACCACATCGACTCTCGCCAAGACTATTACCGAATCCTCGCGCGCACGCTGCGTCGCGGCGGCCGACTCGCTATCGTGGACTTTCACAAGGACGCCGAGCTCGAAGACGGTCCCTCGAAAGAAATGAGAATCGCGAAACAA
Coding sequences within it:
- a CDS encoding methyltransferase domain-containing protein; protein product: MFTTLLIALATAFQHHGHEQQHHDPQHSFTATEQWVEAFENAERDAQQKPDEVVGTLKLSPGDAVADIGAGTGYFTRRLARAVGDDGIAYAVDLEPNMLRYVAERALREGQPNIVPVLATASSPMLAPSSVDLIFICNTIHHIDSRQDYYRILARTLRRGGRLAIVDFHKDAELEDGPSKEMRIAKQSLIDEIGAAGFRLAGDHDFLPVQYFLIFDAPAD